One Bacillus sp. FJAT-52991 genomic region harbors:
- a CDS encoding spore germination protein, giving the protein MKFKQISFKKAKKLAAITKEQKKEKSKPAINEQTLRETFKQCSDVVFSHLQFDEERVTLIYCSGLVSTDMLYKTVPRKLEEFLKNPPSEFTEDWMQSLKLPTLQVVTNNEKAEMDIFSGKLLLIFHSGAVIYSVDISDRPQRDTEESTMEITVKGPRDNFIEDIIVNHALIRKRLRTTSLRSETLEIGKRSKTKVALLYMDDIIDQQVLDEIKTKITAIDVDGVYSGTQLEELINDSPYFLFPRHAYTGRPDFAVQSLLSGRFILLIDGVSYASIMPVNLFSLLKTAEDSETNYVYNASERLIRVVGIAVAAFLPGFWVALTSFHQNQVPLTLLATVIESRRGVPFPTAMEALLMLILFEVFREAGMRLPLSVGQTLSVIGGLIIGDAAIRAGLTSPAMLVVIAASTIATFTLVNQTLVGTVSLIRFFVITLVALFGLFGFFVSIFLIGTCVANIHSFGVPYLHVASEMSFKNTLKTLLKLPAQLDNKRISAMNLQDKTKGGGSS; this is encoded by the coding sequence ATGAAGTTTAAACAGATTTCCTTTAAGAAGGCCAAAAAATTAGCTGCCATCACTAAAGAACAGAAAAAAGAGAAGTCAAAACCAGCTATTAATGAGCAAACTTTAAGAGAAACATTTAAACAGTGTTCTGATGTGGTCTTTTCTCACTTGCAGTTTGATGAAGAACGAGTCACCCTCATCTATTGTAGTGGACTTGTTAGCACCGATATGCTCTATAAAACGGTTCCGAGAAAGCTAGAGGAATTTTTAAAGAACCCACCAAGTGAGTTTACCGAAGATTGGATGCAATCACTAAAGCTACCTACTTTACAAGTTGTTACCAACAATGAAAAAGCAGAAATGGATATTTTTTCAGGTAAGCTATTGCTCATCTTTCACTCTGGAGCAGTCATTTATTCAGTCGATATATCTGATAGACCTCAACGGGATACAGAAGAGTCTACCATGGAAATAACCGTCAAAGGCCCGCGTGATAACTTTATTGAAGATATAATCGTCAATCATGCATTAATTAGAAAAAGGTTACGAACAACGTCTCTAAGAAGTGAAACATTGGAAATAGGCAAACGTTCAAAAACGAAAGTCGCTCTTCTTTATATGGACGATATCATTGATCAACAAGTTCTTGATGAAATTAAAACAAAAATTACAGCCATTGATGTGGACGGTGTATATAGTGGAACACAACTTGAGGAACTGATAAATGATAGCCCTTATTTTCTGTTTCCTCGTCATGCGTATACCGGCCGCCCAGACTTTGCTGTGCAATCATTGCTCAGTGGTCGATTTATTCTTTTAATTGATGGCGTCTCGTATGCTTCTATTATGCCAGTTAATTTATTCTCCTTATTAAAGACAGCAGAAGATAGTGAAACTAATTATGTCTATAATGCTTCCGAACGCTTAATAAGAGTGGTTGGTATTGCTGTCGCCGCTTTTCTTCCAGGCTTTTGGGTAGCGTTGACTTCCTTTCATCAAAATCAAGTCCCACTCACTTTGTTAGCAACCGTCATTGAATCAAGAAGAGGCGTGCCTTTTCCGACGGCGATGGAGGCTTTGTTAATGCTTATTTTATTTGAAGTATTTCGAGAAGCTGGAATGAGGCTTCCGCTATCCGTTGGACAAACATTAAGTGTAATTGGCGGGTTAATTATTGGGGATGCCGCTATTCGAGCTGGATTGACAAGTCCTGCTATGCTGGTAGTGATCGCCGCATCAACGATCGCTACCTTTACCCTAGTCAATCAAACATTAGTTGGTACTGTATCTTTAATACGCTTTTTTGTCATTACTCTTGTTGCCTTATTCGGTTTATTCGGTTTTTTTGTATCTATTTTTTTAATAGGAACATGTGTCGCTAATATTCATTCATTCGGTGTGCCTTACTTACATGTAGCCAGCGAGATGAGTTTTAAGAACACATTAAAAACACTCTTAAAATTACCAGCTCAACTAGATAATAAGCGAATTAGCGCAATGAACCTTCAGGACAAAACAAAAGGAGGAGGTTCGTCATGA
- a CDS encoding endospore germination permease, with translation MVAIYNPNTISPLQLILLAMTAIGLKNHVLVISPLISVSGRDAWMSVLFTMLITLLWVPLLLFILKQTNKKPLIVWLSEVIGDKATKLIIFVLIAYLLLMCGISLRETITWTTVGYMPETPPIVLTILFLFTCWFLAKAKLQTLNRVNVFLLFFIVIFGFFVSIANFKFKDHSLLFPVLEHGFRPVFEGMIYQASGLVEIFIFLLLQHRVNKSLTFRHFAAIVLILTALTTGPLIGAIVEFGPTEATLQRFPPFEQWGLVSIGSFFEHVDFLSVYQWLSGSFIRISLFFFLIKEMLPAKSEKKNRILFFCLFVVGGIVLAPITDFQFNDYLRLYLLPATFWLFFSFSVLIGVIAIFQTIQKRRSIQ, from the coding sequence GTGGTTGCCATTTATAACCCAAATACAATTTCTCCGTTGCAATTAATATTGTTAGCTATGACAGCAATTGGATTAAAAAATCATGTATTAGTTATTTCTCCATTGATATCTGTTTCAGGGCGAGATGCTTGGATGAGTGTATTATTTACAATGCTCATAACACTTCTCTGGGTTCCGTTATTGCTTTTTATTCTTAAACAAACGAATAAAAAACCATTAATCGTCTGGCTTTCTGAGGTCATAGGTGATAAAGCGACAAAATTAATCATCTTTGTTCTCATTGCTTATTTACTTTTAATGTGCGGAATCTCATTAAGAGAGACGATTACTTGGACAACTGTCGGTTATATGCCAGAAACTCCCCCCATTGTATTGACTATTCTCTTCTTATTTACTTGTTGGTTTTTAGCCAAAGCCAAATTACAAACGCTTAATAGGGTGAATGTCTTTCTTTTGTTTTTTATTGTCATTTTCGGCTTTTTTGTCTCGATCGCCAATTTCAAGTTTAAAGATCACTCCTTGCTATTTCCTGTTCTAGAGCATGGTTTTCGGCCTGTGTTTGAGGGAATGATTTATCAAGCTTCTGGACTCGTAGAGATCTTTATCTTTCTGTTATTACAACATAGAGTAAATAAATCGCTAACATTTCGGCATTTCGCTGCGATCGTACTGATTTTAACAGCATTAACAACGGGACCTCTCATCGGTGCTATTGTGGAATTTGGTCCAACAGAGGCAACATTACAACGATTTCCTCCTTTTGAACAATGGGGCCTCGTATCGATTGGGAGTTTTTTCGAACATGTAGACTTTTTATCCGTTTATCAATGGCTTTCTGGCTCGTTTATTCGAATTAGTTTATTCTTTTTTTTAATAAAAGAGATGTTACCAGCGAAGTCAGAGAAAAAAAATCGTATTTTATTTTTCTGTTTGTTTGTAGTTGGCGGAATTGTACTTGCTCCAATTACTGATTTTCAATTTAATGATTATTTAAGATTGTACTTGTTACCAGCTACTTTTTGGCTTTTCTTTAGCTTTTCAGTTTTAATAGGTGTCATTGCTATCTTTCAAACAATACAAAAACGGAGGAGCATTCAATGA
- a CDS encoding aldehyde dehydrogenase family protein: MITENLEVKTKNYIAGEWQELQGEGVSVYNPSNTSEKVGDMYFSTEEQAFEAVAAAREALPTWKKKSGSEKSAVLYKMAEVLEKSAEKVASLASREMGKPIGEMRGEVMRAVNLLRFYAAEGIRPDGQLIPSSEQNVVQYSRRVPLGVVAIITPWNFPVAIPIWKIAPALICGNTVVWKPAEQGVLTATLLMEVFEEANLPKGVLNLVIGKGRVVGNVLLEKAEIDAVSFTGSTATGQRVAAACAQRNIKYQTEMGGKNAAIVLKDADLEKSVPVILGGAFRSAGQKCTATSRMIVEKAIYPEFVAAIQKALNEVVVSEASENPYLGPVASKSQYETVSEYVELARKEANVIGEGPLKTDKQGYFIQPMVVDGITAEHRLFQEEIFGPVAAVVQVEDFEEAIDVCNDSLYGLSAAIFTNDMNKAMRFLDEVDAGMVRVNQETSGVEYQAPFGGMKWSSSYTREQGQAALDFYSQVKTCAIKYQL; this comes from the coding sequence ATGATTACAGAAAATTTAGAAGTTAAGACAAAAAACTATATTGCCGGGGAATGGCAGGAGCTTCAAGGAGAGGGCGTGTCCGTCTATAATCCATCTAATACTTCTGAGAAAGTAGGAGATATGTACTTTTCAACGGAAGAGCAGGCGTTTGAAGCTGTAGCCGCCGCTCGCGAAGCATTGCCTACTTGGAAGAAGAAATCAGGAAGTGAAAAATCGGCTGTTTTATATAAGATGGCTGAAGTGCTTGAAAAATCGGCTGAAAAAGTAGCTTCATTGGCTAGCCGTGAAATGGGAAAACCAATCGGGGAAATGCGTGGAGAAGTGATGCGTGCTGTCAACTTACTTCGTTTCTATGCAGCGGAAGGCATTCGTCCAGATGGTCAACTCATCCCTTCTAGTGAACAAAATGTCGTTCAGTATTCAAGAAGAGTTCCGCTTGGAGTTGTAGCAATTATTACTCCATGGAATTTCCCAGTGGCGATTCCGATTTGGAAAATTGCTCCTGCTCTGATTTGTGGCAACACGGTTGTGTGGAAGCCAGCAGAACAGGGTGTGCTAACCGCCACGTTGTTAATGGAAGTGTTTGAAGAAGCGAATTTGCCAAAAGGTGTATTAAACTTAGTGATCGGTAAAGGGCGAGTTGTTGGTAATGTGTTACTTGAAAAAGCTGAAATTGATGCGGTTAGCTTTACTGGCTCCACAGCTACAGGTCAGCGTGTAGCAGCTGCATGTGCACAGCGTAACATTAAGTATCAAACAGAAATGGGCGGAAAAAATGCGGCTATCGTTTTAAAGGATGCTGACTTAGAGAAATCTGTTCCAGTTATTTTAGGCGGTGCTTTCCGTTCAGCTGGACAAAAATGTACAGCAACTAGTCGAATGATTGTTGAAAAAGCCATTTACCCAGAGTTTGTCGCGGCGATTCAAAAAGCATTAAATGAAGTCGTTGTAAGTGAAGCGAGCGAGAACCCATATTTAGGTCCTGTTGCTTCTAAAAGCCAATATGAGACGGTTTCTGAATATGTAGAACTCGCTCGTAAAGAAGCGAATGTCATTGGGGAAGGTCCACTGAAAACGGATAAGCAAGGCTACTTTATTCAGCCAATGGTTGTAGATGGCATAACAGCGGAGCATCGTCTATTCCAAGAAGAAATTTTTGGTCCAGTTGCCGCGGTCGTACAAGTGGAAGACTTTGAAGAAGCGATTGATGTATGTAACGACTCATTATATGGATTAAGTGCCGCTATTTTTACAAATGATATGAACAAGGCGATGCGTTTTCTTGATGAGGTAGATGCTGGAATGGTTCGTGTTAACCAAGAAACGTCCGGTGTGGAATATCAAGCTCCATTCGGTGGAATGAAGTGGTCTAGCTCATACACAAGAGAACAAGGACAAGCTGCATTGGATTTCTATTCTCAAGTGAAAACTTGTGCGATTAAGTATCAATTATAA
- a CDS encoding superoxide dismutase: protein MIKVPRKGGLHLTNYQQFIKEAKQWCEQGEGEIEPERLTEWTEQLDELETVIDQQLLQKKMEALYREWDEWYQSLNGERNSMSRVPIGGHKLPPLPYRYDALEPYIDEATMRLHHDIHHQGYVDGLNKAEKEMEKARKKNDYALIKHWEREAAFNGAGHYLHSIFWKVMCPKGGGQPTGELEREITRSFGGFSPFKQHFSAAAEKVEGSGWAILVWAPQAKRLEILQAEKHQNLSQWDVVPLLVLDVWEHAYYLKYQSKRKEYIQNWWNVVCWDEVAKRLQRAKTI from the coding sequence ATGATAAAAGTGCCTAGAAAGGGGGGACTTCATTTGACAAACTATCAGCAATTTATAAAAGAAGCGAAACAATGGTGTGAACAGGGAGAAGGAGAGATTGAGCCAGAACGATTAACGGAATGGACAGAACAGCTAGACGAATTAGAGACAGTGATCGATCAACAGTTATTACAAAAGAAAATGGAGGCTTTATACAGGGAATGGGATGAATGGTATCAAAGTTTGAACGGTGAAAGAAATAGTATGAGTCGTGTTCCAATAGGAGGTCATAAACTTCCTCCACTGCCTTATCGATATGATGCTTTAGAGCCCTATATTGATGAAGCGACGATGAGGCTTCATCATGATATCCATCACCAAGGCTATGTCGATGGATTGAATAAGGCAGAAAAGGAAATGGAGAAGGCGAGAAAAAAGAATGATTACGCATTAATCAAGCATTGGGAGAGAGAAGCGGCTTTCAATGGAGCAGGTCATTATTTACATTCGATTTTTTGGAAAGTGATGTGCCCAAAAGGCGGTGGCCAACCTACGGGTGAGTTAGAGCGAGAAATCACTCGTTCCTTTGGAGGGTTCTCGCCCTTTAAACAGCATTTCTCAGCAGCTGCTGAAAAGGTGGAGGGCTCTGGATGGGCAATCCTTGTTTGGGCACCACAAGCGAAGCGACTCGAAATACTGCAAGCGGAGAAACATCAAAATTTGAGTCAATGGGATGTTGTCCCCTTACTCGTTCTTGATGTGTGGGAGCATGCTTACTATTTAAAATATCAGTCGAAGCGGAAGGAGTACATTCAAAATTGGTGGAATGTCGTTTGTTGGGATGAGGTAGCTAAGCGTTTACAACGTGCGAAGACAATTTGA
- the thiW gene encoding energy coupling factor transporter S component ThiW, giving the protein MSRVNKLTYMAVLVAIATYASALIWFPAGVAKAYPVQHAINVIAAVLLGPIPAVVIAFVTSLLRNLLGTGSLLAFPGSMIGAFLAGYLYQKTNRMWTASLGEVIGTGVIAPLFAVPYAKVFMGTTVGAFFFLPSFLVSSLSGAVIGLILVKRLVKLKVWKLKF; this is encoded by the coding sequence GTGAGTCGCGTCAACAAATTAACTTATATGGCTGTATTGGTCGCTATCGCTACTTATGCTTCTGCTCTTATTTGGTTTCCAGCTGGAGTCGCGAAAGCCTATCCTGTTCAGCATGCGATTAATGTGATAGCCGCAGTGTTACTTGGGCCGATTCCCGCAGTGGTGATCGCTTTTGTTACGAGCCTGCTTAGAAATTTACTAGGAACAGGCTCATTGCTTGCTTTTCCTGGAAGTATGATAGGTGCTTTTCTTGCAGGTTATCTTTATCAAAAAACGAATCGAATGTGGACAGCTTCTCTTGGTGAAGTGATTGGAACGGGTGTGATCGCTCCTTTGTTTGCAGTCCCTTATGCCAAAGTATTTATGGGAACGACGGTCGGTGCCTTTTTCTTCTTGCCATCTTTTCTTGTGAGTAGTTTATCTGGGGCAGTCATTGGCCTTATTTTAGTAAAGCGTCTTGTGAAATTAAAGGTGTGGAAACTGAAATTTTAA
- a CDS encoding acetylornithine deacetylase: MEENVAFLMKQVEDRQDELIALLKRLITYQTPAPPARNTKEAQHYIANLLKDLGFSVDVWDIYPNDPNVVGTLKGRDGENYKSLIINGHIDVAEVDDDEVWEIGPFDPIVKDGAIIGRGAADMKGGLAGALFAVQLLHEAGIHLPGDLIFQSVIGEEVGEAGTLECCKRGYKADFAVVVDTSDLHIQGQGGVITGWITLKSKQTYHDATRRNMIHAGGRLHAASTIEKMMKIIEGLQELERHWAVMKSYPGFLPGTNTINPAVIEGGRHAAFVADECRLWITVHYYPNETYEQVAQEVEEHIRKVAEGDLWLRNNPPMFEWGGSSMIEDRGEIFPSFEVDPDHPAVHTLMQSHESIFTQSPVLDVSPTVTDGGWLANAGIPTALYGPGDLENAHSVNEQLSIDQLIQFTKVMIHFIYQWGHTKR, encoded by the coding sequence ATGGAAGAAAATGTAGCGTTTCTTATGAAGCAAGTGGAGGATCGACAGGATGAATTAATCGCTCTGCTAAAAAGATTAATTACTTATCAAACTCCGGCACCGCCGGCGAGAAACACGAAAGAAGCTCAACATTATATCGCAAATCTGTTAAAAGACTTAGGTTTTTCAGTTGATGTGTGGGATATATATCCTAATGATCCGAATGTTGTCGGTACATTAAAGGGGAGAGACGGAGAGAATTACAAAAGCTTAATTATTAATGGTCATATCGATGTGGCTGAAGTAGATGATGATGAAGTTTGGGAGATAGGCCCATTTGATCCTATTGTGAAGGATGGAGCTATTATTGGTCGAGGGGCCGCTGATATGAAAGGCGGGTTGGCAGGAGCTTTATTTGCGGTTCAATTGCTTCATGAAGCAGGTATTCATCTTCCTGGCGATTTAATTTTCCAATCGGTTATTGGTGAGGAAGTTGGAGAAGCGGGTACGTTAGAATGCTGTAAACGCGGGTATAAAGCGGATTTCGCTGTTGTGGTAGATACGAGTGATTTGCATATTCAAGGTCAAGGTGGAGTGATCACTGGCTGGATCACACTGAAAAGTAAACAAACGTACCATGATGCGACAAGAAGAAATATGATTCATGCAGGTGGTCGTTTACATGCGGCCAGTACGATTGAAAAAATGATGAAAATTATTGAAGGATTACAGGAACTAGAACGTCATTGGGCAGTGATGAAAAGCTACCCGGGATTCCTGCCGGGGACGAATACGATTAATCCTGCTGTGATCGAAGGTGGTCGTCATGCAGCTTTTGTTGCGGATGAATGCCGTTTATGGATTACTGTTCATTACTACCCGAATGAAACCTACGAGCAAGTTGCTCAAGAAGTAGAAGAACATATTAGAAAAGTAGCAGAAGGTGACTTATGGCTGCGAAACAATCCCCCGATGTTTGAGTGGGGAGGATCATCAATGATTGAAGATCGAGGAGAAATTTTCCCTTCTTTTGAGGTCGATCCTGATCATCCAGCTGTCCATACACTGATGCAATCACATGAAAGTATTTTCACTCAATCACCAGTTTTGGATGTATCACCAACTGTCACAGACGGTGGTTGGCTTGCTAATGCTGGGATTCCAACGGCTCTCTATGGCCCTGGAGATTTAGAAAATGCTCACTCAGTCAATGAGCAGTTATCGATTGATCAGCTGATTCAATTCACAAAGGTAATGATTCACTTTATTTATCAGTGGGGACATACAAAAAGATAG
- the tenA gene encoding thiaminase II produces MKFSERLHQKLQPIWRQNHSHPFVKGMGDGTLDQEKFRFYMVQDYLYLIDYAKVFALGAVKANDLETMGKFATLLDSTLNMEMSLHRQYAARFGISEEELEQAQPSPITLAYNHYMLSVSQSGGLPELLASLLPCAWSYWEIGKELNEIPGASEHEFYGNWIQMYSSEEFGQLAMWCIDLLDQHTEGKTEAELDKLEEIFLNTTRFEYMFWDMAYKEEMWPGNE; encoded by the coding sequence ATGAAATTTAGTGAAAGATTACATCAAAAATTACAGCCGATTTGGAGACAAAATCATAGTCATCCTTTTGTGAAAGGAATGGGCGATGGAACGTTAGATCAAGAGAAGTTTCGTTTTTACATGGTTCAAGATTATTTGTATTTAATTGATTATGCGAAAGTGTTTGCTTTAGGAGCAGTGAAAGCGAATGACTTGGAGACAATGGGGAAATTTGCTACTTTATTAGATTCGACGTTAAATATGGAAATGTCGCTTCATCGCCAATATGCGGCTCGATTTGGTATCTCAGAAGAGGAGTTAGAGCAGGCACAGCCTTCACCGATTACGCTTGCTTATAATCATTATATGCTGTCGGTTAGTCAAAGCGGAGGCTTACCGGAACTATTAGCTTCTTTATTACCTTGTGCATGGAGCTATTGGGAAATTGGCAAAGAGTTAAATGAAATTCCAGGAGCAAGTGAGCACGAGTTTTATGGTAACTGGATTCAAATGTATAGCTCGGAGGAATTTGGTCAGTTAGCGATGTGGTGTATTGACCTTCTTGATCAACATACGGAAGGAAAAACAGAAGCAGAACTGGATAAATTAGAAGAGATTTTCTTAAATACGACTCGTTTTGAATATATGTTCTGGGATATGGCCTACAAGGAAGAGATGTGGCCAGGGAATGAATAA
- a CDS encoding ABC transporter ATP-binding protein — translation MNKPVLTFQDVTFSYDQKGAILDGFNVQVFDREFISIVGASGSGKSTLFRLITGLEQPDSGKILINDIEHTNRLGQVGYMPQQDLLMPWRTIVENAALPLEIKGMSKGESQDQVLPLLEEFGLKGVENCYPGELSGGMRQRVSFLRAVLSGSNVLLLDEPFSALDAITRLSMQEWLLTQWEKRKTTVLFITHDVNEALFLSDRIFIFTETPVQQLEEVKVNLPRPRNLRDLNDPMILDVKDQLIEQLRKKVTT, via the coding sequence ATGAATAAACCTGTATTAACGTTTCAAGATGTGACCTTTTCTTATGATCAAAAGGGAGCAATTCTTGATGGCTTCAATGTACAAGTGTTCGATCGGGAGTTCATTAGCATTGTCGGTGCGAGCGGTTCAGGAAAAAGTACGCTGTTCCGATTAATTACTGGCTTAGAACAACCCGATAGCGGAAAAATTTTGATTAATGACATAGAACATACAAATCGGCTCGGGCAAGTGGGCTATATGCCGCAACAAGATTTATTAATGCCGTGGAGAACCATTGTAGAAAACGCGGCACTGCCACTTGAAATTAAAGGGATGAGTAAAGGGGAATCTCAAGATCAAGTGCTTCCTCTTCTTGAGGAATTTGGCTTAAAGGGTGTGGAAAATTGTTACCCAGGTGAGCTTTCAGGAGGGATGAGGCAACGAGTCTCTTTTTTACGAGCCGTACTAAGTGGTTCGAATGTCCTTTTGTTAGATGAGCCTTTTAGTGCACTTGATGCCATTACTAGGTTGTCGATGCAAGAGTGGCTTCTTACTCAATGGGAAAAACGAAAAACGACCGTCCTTTTTATCACCCATGATGTTAATGAGGCATTATTTTTATCTGATCGTATTTTTATTTTCACTGAAACGCCCGTACAGCAATTAGAAGAGGTAAAGGTTAACTTGCCAAGACCAAGAAACTTACGTGATTTAAATGACCCGATGATTCTTGATGTAAAAGATCAATTAATTGAGCAGCTGCGCAAGAAGGTGACAACATGA
- a CDS encoding ABC transporter permease, which translates to MKYSKEWMPAALVILAFLLIWEVVARSMNMVFILPPPTGIIAKLWELKIPLFTEHLPATLLIIVMGLSISIVFGVGMAVWMNVSKIAERAFYPIIISSQMIPVIALAPIFILWFGYTIWSKVVVTVLITFFPITVSTFDGLRSSSKELKELLLTMGAGKKEIFFKLSVPSALPYFYSGLKVAVTLSVIGAAIGEWLGAQAGLGYFSRRMMTQFDGAAVFAPIVLLSAVGIVMFTIVKMLERRSLKWRKTE; encoded by the coding sequence ATGAAATATAGCAAGGAATGGATGCCTGCTGCGTTAGTAATATTAGCTTTTTTATTGATTTGGGAAGTCGTTGCTAGGTCGATGAATATGGTATTTATTTTGCCTCCACCAACCGGCATTATTGCTAAGCTGTGGGAACTGAAAATCCCACTTTTCACCGAGCATTTACCGGCTACTTTGTTAATTATTGTCATGGGGCTTTCGATTTCTATTGTGTTTGGTGTTGGAATGGCTGTTTGGATGAATGTAAGTAAGATAGCCGAAAGAGCTTTTTATCCGATCATTATCTCTTCACAAATGATCCCGGTCATTGCACTTGCCCCAATTTTTATCTTGTGGTTTGGGTATACGATTTGGAGTAAGGTCGTTGTGACGGTGTTAATTACCTTTTTCCCAATCACTGTGAGCACGTTTGATGGCTTGCGTTCAAGCAGTAAGGAATTGAAAGAGCTGCTGTTAACGATGGGGGCGGGAAAAAAAGAGATTTTCTTTAAACTAAGCGTTCCTTCCGCTTTGCCTTATTTTTATTCTGGATTAAAAGTGGCTGTTACATTAAGTGTTATTGGGGCGGCAATTGGAGAATGGTTAGGTGCTCAAGCAGGGCTTGGTTACTTCAGCCGTCGGATGATGACTCAGTTTGACGGAGCAGCAGTATTTGCACCTATCGTTTTATTATCAGCCGTTGGTATCGTGATGTTTACGATCGTGAAAATGTTAGAAAGAAGATCTTTAAAATGGAGGAAAACGGAATGA
- a CDS encoding ABC transporter substrate-binding protein codes for MKKWLLVAVSIVFAAMLTACGSKEKEEKTTSNEEKKELKDVSIMLDWYPNAVHSFLYVAQEKGYFEEEGINLDIQFPANPTDPITLAAAGKVTLGISYQPDVVMARTDQNVAVKSVGAIVRSPLNRVMFPKDSDIQTPKDLEGKTIGFSGIPLNEAIIDTMVQHDKGDPEKVKMVDVGFELNAAVVSKKADAVVGAYINHEVPLLKHEGFDTRNFDPSKYGVPNFYELVVVTSDQTWNEQQDVIKAFWRAAEKGFEFTEQNPDEALQILLSKQDEANFPLIEEVEKQSLDILLPKMKSENGFGYQEKESWEETSKWMKEAGLIKKDPNVDELFVNIAE; via the coding sequence ATGAAAAAATGGTTATTGGTGGCTGTTAGTATTGTTTTCGCAGCGATGCTTACGGCGTGCGGGTCAAAAGAGAAAGAAGAGAAGACAACTTCAAATGAAGAGAAAAAGGAACTGAAGGATGTAAGTATTATGCTTGATTGGTATCCAAATGCGGTACATAGCTTTTTATATGTAGCACAAGAGAAGGGCTATTTTGAAGAGGAAGGAATTAATCTAGATATTCAATTTCCTGCTAATCCAACAGATCCTATTACTTTAGCAGCTGCTGGTAAAGTTACACTTGGCATTTCTTATCAGCCGGATGTTGTGATGGCTCGTACAGATCAAAATGTAGCAGTTAAATCTGTCGGTGCCATTGTTCGTTCGCCATTAAATCGAGTGATGTTCCCGAAAGATAGCGATATTCAAACACCGAAAGATCTAGAAGGAAAAACCATTGGATTTTCAGGTATTCCTTTAAATGAAGCGATTATTGATACGATGGTGCAGCATGACAAAGGAGATCCAGAAAAAGTGAAGATGGTGGATGTCGGCTTTGAATTGAATGCAGCTGTTGTCAGTAAGAAAGCGGATGCAGTAGTTGGTGCTTATATTAATCATGAAGTACCGTTATTGAAGCACGAAGGATTTGATACTCGTAACTTTGATCCGTCAAAATATGGAGTCCCTAATTTTTATGAGTTGGTTGTTGTAACAAGTGATCAAACATGGAATGAGCAACAAGATGTCATTAAGGCATTTTGGCGTGCAGCTGAGAAAGGCTTCGAGTTTACCGAGCAAAATCCGGATGAAGCACTTCAAATATTATTAAGTAAACAAGATGAAGCCAACTTCCCACTTATAGAAGAAGTCGAAAAGCAAAGTCTTGATATTCTGTTGCCAAAGATGAAATCTGAAAATGGCTTTGGTTATCAGGAAAAAGAATCTTGGGAAGAAACAAGCAAGTGGATGAAAGAAGCTGGATTGATTAAGAAAGATCCTAACGTAGATGAGCTGTTTGTAAATATCGCTGAGTAA
- the thiM gene encoding hydroxyethylthiazole kinase, translating to MDKASIGKTLTTLREQQPLIHNITNVVVTNFTANGLLALGASPVMAYAKEEVADMARISSALVLNIGTLDKEKVEAMIIAGKAANEAEVPVIFDPVGAGATIYRTEAARKIVREVKISVIRGNAAEIAHVTGHKWEIKGVDAKEGQGDTVQLAQEAAKSLGISVVITGKVDVVTDGQTTYLVHNGDAMLTKVTGAGCLLTSVIGAFAAVEKDVLSAALSAVVTYGVAAEKAIQVSGEKGPGSFQIELLNSLSKVTEEQIQSSALFE from the coding sequence ATGGACAAAGCTAGCATTGGAAAGACATTAACAACATTGCGTGAGCAACAACCACTTATACACAACATTACAAATGTCGTTGTGACGAATTTTACCGCAAATGGATTATTGGCACTAGGCGCCTCTCCTGTGATGGCTTATGCCAAAGAAGAAGTAGCTGATATGGCGAGGATCTCAAGTGCGCTAGTCCTTAATATCGGTACATTGGATAAGGAAAAAGTGGAGGCGATGATCATCGCTGGGAAAGCAGCCAATGAAGCAGAGGTTCCTGTTATTTTTGACCCAGTAGGTGCTGGAGCGACCATTTATCGAACAGAAGCGGCTCGTAAAATTGTTCGTGAAGTAAAAATATCAGTCATTCGAGGAAATGCCGCTGAAATTGCTCATGTGACAGGACATAAATGGGAGATTAAAGGTGTCGATGCGAAAGAAGGGCAAGGGGATACCGTTCAACTAGCGCAAGAGGCGGCGAAAAGTCTAGGGATATCGGTTGTAATTACAGGTAAGGTGGATGTGGTCACCGATGGACAAACGACCTATCTAGTTCATAATGGAGATGCGATGTTAACAAAAGTGACAGGTGCGGGCTGTTTATTAACTTCTGTGATCGGAGCATTTGCCGCAGTAGAAAAAGATGTACTGTCTGCGGCGTTGTCAGCCGTTGTCACTTACGGAGTAGCAGCTGAAAAAGCGATTCAAGTGAGTGGAGAAAAAGGGCCAGGAAGTTTTCAAATCGAGCTTTTGAACAGCCTGTCAAAGGTAACAGAAGAACAGATTCAATCATCAGCATTGTTCGAATAA